The sequence TTGCTGGTGACGCTGAATGGCTTACGCCTCCTGAAAAATTAAATGACTAATAAATGCTACAATTTCAACCAGCCAAAGAGATCGCCGACACTTAAACTTAAATCAGCCACTAAATCAGGAACTGGCAATATCTCTTTTGGGTCTTCGAGTATTTGGGGCTGTCCCCCTTGCGGGAAAATGAGAATCGATCGCGCCTTGGGATCAATCAACCAACCCATTTGAGCGCCATAGTTCAGACAGTGTAAAATGATTCCCGTTACGCGAGTTGAACTTTGGTCTGGAGAAAGGATTTCAACAATCCAATCTGGGGGAAGCGGAAAGACATTGGCAATATCGCCACTCTCATCAACGGGAATGCGTTCCCAAGCAAAAACCGTAACATCAGGGACAACGGAACTTCCGCCAAAAGTACAGCGTAACTCAGGAAAAGCGTGAGCAATGCGTTGTTTTTTGACAAATGCATTAATGGTATTTACCAACTCACATTGAAGAATACTATGTTTTCCCTGTGGCATGGGCTTTTGAATAATCTGTCCGTTAATGTATTCACTAGCTGGTTTAGTTTCTGGTTGTTTTAGAAACTCCTCCAATGTGATTGTTTTTTCTGGGACTTGCACCATAACTCTATATCCTGTTTCTCCGCCCTTGACCAACGGTCAAAGCAGGCGCCTTCCGTTTTCCGAAGGCGTAATCTTTGACTATTAACAGGGAGAGCAATTTTTATTAGATCGATTTTACCCGATTTGAATCGGCTCTTGACTGACTCAGTTGGGTTTTGATGCCTGCTTTGATCAGTCTATCGATCGCGCAACTCACTACTCAGACAACTGTTTCACAAACCCCGAATGTTGCGACGAGTTTAATCCTTCCTGCGACGATCACCATTTTCAAGGGGGGGAAGGCTTGTCTTTTCTTCTAGAGGATGGATGTGCATAAGCGCGAAGGTGAGTCGGGAATTGTTTATGGGCAGTGCAGCATTTCTAGTGGCTAATTAGAAACGGGTTGAGACACTTGATGATCTTGCTGGATGGTGTTGATAATACTCATTAAACGCAGTCCTAACTCCCACTCGGAAAGCCCTTGATTGTTGTAATTAATGGCAATAGAAGCAGCAGGGCGATTAACTCGCACTTTACTGACATATTCGTCTGCATCTAAAGCGGATTGCAAGGCTTGGGCAAACTCGGCATCAATGGCAAGCTGAGGCATCCGTAACCGCACTCGTCCAGGTACAGCGTGCGCGATCGCGTAACCTTGTAAATTGATTTCTCCATCAGTTGTTTGTTCTTTCTGGGCAGTCGCTTCTGTTTCCGCAGTCAGTTGGGGCGCTTGTTCTTTCAGTTGCGTAAACACTTGGCGCACGACACTGGCAACTAACAAATTTACTAATAACGCATTTGCCCCGCGCAGTTGAAAGCGACTGGTGACAAATAATCCAATCACGACGGGAAGAATTGTTTCCACTTCCCCATGTTCTCTTAAGAATGAGCCGACTTGAGAAGCAGCATCTTCTGGAGAAACCGTATTTAACTCATTATTGGCTGTAGTTGTGGTCATTGCTCAAGTAATCTCCTTTTTTCACTAATCACAATTTGGGTTGAAATGATCAAAATTTAATGATTTTTTTGACAATCGTGTACAATTATTCCATATTTACTTCTCGCTTATATAGCAATCCCAAATGAATTGTAAATTAATCCCCCCTAGCCCCCCTTAGAAAAGGGGGAACGGTTAATCAACTTGTTACAAATGATTTAGGATCGCTATAGCAGTTTCTACTATTATGAGATACATTCTTGATTTTTGTTATCTGTTCTGTGGTCTTTAGGATACCAGTTGCAGTCACTAACAATGAATTATAAAAGATCCATCAATAATGTTCATTGCTTCACATGACGTACCTCAGTAGAACAAGAAAAGCTATCGTTCGTCAGTTGAGAAGCATTGGAAAGTTGCTCTTGTTCTTCATCAATCCATTCATAGAATTCAATTGCCTTAAGATTGCAGAAAGTACAGCCATCACACTTCTCAGCCATTGGTAACTGGCGGACTCTTCTTTTTTGGATTAATTTCTTCAACATTTGTCGGAGTGCATCTGCATCGATATGAAAATGTAACTCCAGTTCTGCTAAAGAAACACGATGATGTTTGAGGACAAAGTTTTGTAGTTCCTTTAAAATCATTAGTATAACCTACTCTAAATTAGCAACAATTTGTGCATGAGGTTGGTCTGATGTTAGAAAAATTAAAACAAGCTCTGGAAGAAGCGCTTGATGATGAATATAAAGCACGAGCAACTTATCAGCTAGTGCTGCAGAAGTTTGGTGAAATTCGACCGTTTGTCAATATTATTCAATCAGAGGAACGACATATTCAAGCCTTATTTTCTTTATTTCAAAAGTATCAAATTCCGATTCCCATAGATACTTGGAAAGACCGAGTGGAAATGCCCGATTCGGTCTTGTCAGCCTGTGAAGCTGGGGTACAAGCAGAAATTGAAAATGGGGAAATGTATGAGCGATTGCTGGCGATGACAGAAGAATATCCAGATGTGCAGCGAGTTTTTTTGAATTTACAACGCGCCTCCCAACAAAATCATTTACGGGCTTTTCAACGGTGTGTGCAGCAATCTCGCGATCCTGAATTTCCGATTAGAGGAAGAAGAGGGAGAAGACAACATCGCGGGGGGCGAGGTTGCAGAAGACAGCACTGCTGTTAAACGGTTCTCCCATGTTCCAGCCACTTAAGCACCAGTGGTGGTTTGAGTGTGTTGTTGAGAACGCGATCGCGCTACGCGAGAATTTCGCGAGAGTTTGAGCAAGAAAATGGTTCCTGCCATGACAATCACACCGCCGACAATCCAAGCGATCGAAAAACCAGAATGCTGAGAAAAGGTAGCAATTTGATAGAACATACTCGCCACCCAATAGCCTAAACCTGTTGTCCAACCCGCAGCTAACAGAGTCCAACCGAGATTTGTTTCACGGTAGATTGCACCCGTTGCAGCCACACAAGGGAAGTACATGAGCACAAACAGTAAATAAGCAAAGGCAGCAGGGGTATTATTAAAACGTTGTGACATTTGTCCAAAAGTTCCCACTGCGATTCCTTGTTCAGCAGCAGCCGTGGTGGGATCTTGAACTTCACCGACACTTAAGCCCAAGGGATCGAGCAATTGATTACCCAAATCCGCTAAATTAGCGGGAATACTGGCAAAAGCTGCACCAATACCAGCCCAGAAGCGAAAAGGTTCTTCTGCTTCTACTGATTGTGATGCTGCTGCCTCTTCTTGCGCCAACTGACTGTAGAGGGAATCAAGAGAACCGACCATGGCTTCTTTCGCAAACACTCCTGTAAAAATGCCAACCGTTGCGGGCCAATTTTCTTGAGTCACACCCATAGGAGAAAAGATCGGGGTGACCGCTTGGCTTGTAGCGGAAAGGACAGAATCTTTACTATCTTGTTGACCAAAAGAGCCATCGGTACCAACGGAATTTAAGAAACTCAACACCAGCACCATCAGTACAATCACTTTACCCGCTCTGACTAAAAATCCTTTTAATCTGTCCCAAGCGCGAATCATCACGCCTTTCGGTTTTGGAATGTGATAAGGGGGTAATTCCATGACAAAGGGGGCAGCTTCCCCTTGCATGATGGTATTTTTCATCACTAGCCCAGTAAAGACCGCTGCTGCAATCCCAATGAGATAAAGACCAAACACCAAGTTTTGTCCGTTACGGGGGAAAAACGCAGCAGCAAAGAGCGCGTAAACCGGCAGTCTTGCCCCACAAGACATAAATGGGTTCATCATGATGGTCATCAACCGATCGCGCTTATTTTCTAGGGTTCGTGTTGCCATAATCGCCGGCACATTACAGCCAAATCCCACCAGCATCGGCACAAACGCTTTCCCCGGTAAACCAATCAAGCGCATCACCTTATCCATGACAAAGGCTGCTCTTGCCATATAACCCGAGTCTTCCAAAATGGACAGAATGACAAAAAGTAAGGCAATTTGCGGGATAAACGTCGCCACCGTTTGCACACCACCGCCGAAAGCAGTAACAAAGCCAATGAGCAAACCAGGCGCACCGATTCCTTCTAACCAGGCTTGTGGGGCATCGACAAAGACAGTTCCCACGGAAATATCAAAGAAATCAATAAACACTCCTCCGATATTAATGGCAATGAAAAACATTAAATACATCACCCCTAAAAACAGAGGAATGCCAATCCAACGGTTAAGCACAAATTGGTCAATTTGATCCGATTTAGTGTGACTCACCTGACGCTTCTGTTTAACCGCATTTTGAATTAAGCTGCGAATAAAGCCATAGCGACTATCGGCAACAATAATATCAATGTCTTCGTGTAAGAGTCGGTGGATCTTGCGTCGATTTTCAACGACAATTTGATCCAATTCTTTGCCTTTCAGTTCTGGGGCAACTCGGTCTTCATATTCTAAAAGATTCAGGGCAACCCAGCGCGTGGAAATCTTACGATTTTTTCCTTTTGCCTGCACTAACGGCTCAAGTTGATTGAGAGTATCTTCAATCACCGCTGGGTAAGCGATCACAGTGGGTAAGTTCCCAGGATTATCAACAAATTCATTAATCCGACTTCTGAGGAGATTAATGCCTTCTCCTAAAAATGCACTGATGGGAATGACAAAACACCCTAAGTGTTGGGAAAGAATGTCTGCATCAATATCAAGTGCGCGATCGCGCGCCACATCCATCATATTGAGAGCGGTCACCATCGGCACCCGCATTTCCATAATCTGTGTGGTGAGATAAAGGTTGCGTTCCAAGTTCGACGCATCAACAATATTAATCACCAGATCCGCTTCTCCAGACATGAGATAATCTCGGGCGATAATCTCATCGAGTCCAGAGCCTTCCTCTTCGCCATCAAGGGAATACACCCCTGGTAAATCAATTACAGTGACTTCCGTGTCATCGTATTGATATTTCCCTTCTTTGCGGTCAACGGTCACCCCAGGCCAATTCCCTGTCCGCTGGTTCGTACCCGTGAGATCATTAAAGAGAGTAGTTTTGCCACAATTGGGATTGCCAATTAAGGCAATGGTCTGTTTTTTCATGTTATTTCTTCCTTAGTCATTGAGTAAAGAATTCAGTAAAGACCTTCCATGGAACATCTGTCTATTAGTCAGGTGCTGCTATCTGGTCTCAGAGAGTTCTTCAACCACCAGCGCTGCTGCTTCCTCCTTCCGCAGACTCAACTTGAAGCCTCGCACCAGAATTTCAACGGGATCACCAAGAGGCGCAACACGAGTCACAGTGAACTCTGTGCCTGGAGTAAGCCCCATTGCTAATAATTTCTTTTTGTAGGCTTTCTTGATGGCATCATCCATTTGGTCAAAGCGAGCCACTTTTCCTTGCTGATCAACTTCGAGATCTTTCAATGTTGTTTTTTGCGACTGCATATCATTTACCTCTTGTACTTCCACAAGGTAATCAAAAGGTTGATCTGAGACGAGAATCCGCTTTGCCATGCCACCATCAATGCCAATTCGGGTCTCTCCAACCCCGACCACAATATTTCCCGCAAGATTCTGCAGGACTTTAATTTTCATCCCCGGCGCTAATCCCATCCCCACCAACCGATTGACACCATCTTTGCTTTCATAGCCTGCAATCCAAACCTGGTCATCGACTTGAGCTTTTGCCAGTGGCATAATCGCGCGATCGTGATGGTGGTTTTGCTTTCCGCCGTGATGACGATGTCGTCGTTGTCCATGGTGCGGTTGGTCAGGCATGATTTACGTTTCCTTTTCCTTCAAGATGCTGAACTGGCTTGGTGTGAGTGCGCCAGGCATTAAGATGAGTCAATGGGAAAGAACGTCTTAGTAATTGAAAGTCATTCTTATTTATTGACCTAACTTAGTGATACCACAGCCCGCTTTATTAATTAACATGAATTAAGGAACATTTAACTTTTTGCAAAATCTTTCCCGACGCAGCTATCAATCATCAGCATTGTCGTCATCAAGTCAGCCAAGTGACAATTGCTGCGCTTATACATCAACTCAGTCTAAAAATCAAGATCTCTCACTACTATTGAAAGCGATCTGCGGTGTAGGCTTTGATCGGTCTTGTCCTTACGGTGTCCCAAGGATAGCGAGGTTGGAGTTGATTGAGTGGAAAGTTAGAGAGTCGATAGTTAATATGGGCTTTTTCCGCATCACTTAAGCCGAACATCTCATAAACAGCGTTGTCGATTTTATCGAGTACAGCTAAAAAGTCAGATTCCACTTGCTGAAAGTTAGCAATGCGCTGTCGGTATTCTTCCATTAATGCAGAGTAGTCTAGAGGAATCAGCAGTTTTTGGATCGTTTTCTTGCCAATTTTTGTTTCCTCATCACCGATTAAAGTCAGTAACTTATAAACGAGTGCTGCGAGATCAGAATCTACTAATGCAAATGAAAACAAATCTGCTTGAATGAAATTATCATTCACTGTTAGTTCCTGAACTGTAACATCATTGGTTGTCCAATTTGAGAAGTTTAAACCTAAAGCGCGATCGGAGAGTTTATAAGGCTTTTGCTGGTCAATTCTAGTTTCTACTTCTGACAGTAGCCATTCATCAGGATTATTTTTGGCGACAGTGGCTAATCGGGCTAACTCATTGTAGTTATCAGTCAGTTGCTGTTCAATTTCAGGATCAAGATGTTTCACCCAAGGAAGGGCTTCTAAGGTTCGGGGATAAATATGAGCACCTCCTCCAGGAAGAACACCACTTCGTAAGCGAATCAACCAGTAATAACGAACCAACTTACTATTTAAATAAGCGGTCACTGCTTCTGCTGTAGGGGAATTAGACTTTGGTAATGCTACTACAACTGAATTGATTGCAGCGTAATGATTTCCTTGAACAAGAGATGCAAAAGGAGCTTGACCTAATTCTGAAATTGCAATAAAACAATGATGAGTTTGCTCGCCCCATAAACTTAACTTTCCATAAGGTCTTTCTCTGACTGTATCAAGATTAACCCATCCATCTCCTTCTCCTGACCAACCGACAGCGATACTGCGTCCCCCAATCACTTGGACACAATTATCGCCTGTGGGTTCAGAAGTCACTTCTGCACCTCCGCGCTGAATTCCATAGGTAAACCAAAAAGGGCGATTGTTACGACTAATTTGCTGAGAAACGGCTTCTTTCAGTTCAACAATATTGCTCTCTTGTCCATTATTGCCATTGGGATATAGTTTTTTCAAAATCGGTATATCTTTTTGATCGAGTAGGGGTAAAAGATAGTTTCCCCATAAACCTTCTCTGGTATTGCTCGGGTCAATTTTAGTTACTCTGGGATTAATTTTGGCATCGAAAAAGTCTTTATATTGAACAGTTGCTGGTTGTTCATCACTGGGCCAAGTAGAGGGGATATATAATTCTATTTCATCATTATCTTGTGCAGGAGTCCGTTCGATTACCAGTAACATCGGAATAACACTAGCATCCCAAAGTTGACCTGCAAACTCTAACCAAACCAATTTTCTCAGAGCAGCAGTTCCGTGTGGATAAAGCAATTTCCAGACTTTAGCAGCAGCTTCGGAATTGGCATATCCGCCACTAACTACCATTCCTAAAAAACCGCCTGATTCTAGAGACTCGGTTAAAGCGCGATAGAGAAAAACTAACCCAGTGTCAGCATTTTGTCCCCAAATTTGATGCCATAGCCCCTTCATTTCTTCATTGTATTTAACTCGCTCAGCGCGAATATAGGGCGGATTACCAACGATATATTTCCATTGTTGAGTATCTCGTTCAATTGAACCAGGGGATAAGTATTCTTCACCCAGTAAAGGCACTAAATCAGCATCACGGAGAAGGCTATTTAAGTTATACACTTGAATAGTAGGCGGTTTTTTAGTGGGCTGAAAACGAAGAAATGCCCAAAGGATTTGAAAATGACTAATAAAGGCAGCAAATGGGTTGAGATCAAAGCCCCAAACCATTTCTTGTAACTCTTGCAAAACTACGTCTTGATCTAATCCTCTGCTTCTAGCATCTTCTAAGCAACGATGGACATAACGCACCAAGAATGACCCACTCCCACAAGCAGGATCAAGTAATTTACCTGGTTCATGACTGAATACTGTCTGATCTAAAAGCCAGTTGACGATGGAAGCAGGGGTATAAAATTCTCCCAACCGTTTCCGTTTCGCAGGGGGTAGAAAAGACTGATAGATATCGCCTAAAATTTCTTCCGACAAGCCTGAAAAATCATAAGCATTCAATCGTAAAATTAAACGTTGCAATGCTTCATCAAGCATTCCATTGGCATGATATAACCAGTCAAATAAATTATTCTCAAGGGGGTCTTGATAAATTCGTCCCACATCTTCGGCAACGAGGCGCACCAAAGCGCGAGCATCTCCAGTTAACTGCTCCACAAATTTTGCCCAATCTTGTGGTCCCCCATTGGATAAGCGCCGTTTTTTTGCTAATTCTAAGTCTTCAATTAAGCGGAGAAATAAAACTCGGGCAACTAATACAGCAACGGAATCAGCAATAAAGGCTTCACGGATTCTTTGTTGGGTTTCCTTATGATTTTTGGCACTAACTTCTCGTCCATACTGGTCTTCAAATTGAGGAAGAATTTCATTAAAGAGATAACGTTCAAAGTTAAACTGACTTTTGATGCGGTTTAAAGCCCGACGCTGTGCATCTCCTGTATCAACTAAATTACGATTTATTTCCTGTTCCTTAGTTTGATATTCTTTATATTGTTCGAGTAAATTTATAATTGCATTATTGCCAGCTTCAGTTAATTCAGAAAAACTGGTTTGTAACTCTTTTTGTAATTGATTTTGAGTATTAGAATCATCTAGCTTTAAGTAAGCAAAAGGGAGTTGACCTGCAATAAAAGTTTCCCATTGCTGTGAGTGTTGGGCTTTTTCATAGGATAAAAATTGCAGTTTTGCTTTCAGGTCATCGAGATTAAATTCCGATAAATTTAGGGGGGTTTCTAATTCTGGAATTGCTTCCCCTGTTGGCAAAATGACCCAAAGATAATTAGCGGTTAAAAACAAAACATAGCGAGTTAAGCCATCAATATATTTACGCTTCTGATTCCATAGATTTCTCCGTCCTCTTTCTGTGGTTAATTCTGTGTCGTCTTTCTTTAAATCGCCAACCACCCAAGCTATTTTTTCAGGGGTTAGAAGTTTTAGATCAGGATAACCGCCACCTGCTTTATCTTCAGTAACAACCTTATCTTTGGGATAATCCAATAATTTTGCTAAAAAGTCTCTAACATCTGGATTATAAGATCGTTCGGGTTGATCCCAACTGAGATTAAGCCATTTATTTAAAGGATTGGATTGAGTTACCATGCTTCTATAGCAGTTCTAAATCTGGTTTCCAGCCGACACGCTCCCCTAAAAATTTATATAATCTTTCATAATTGGGTAATGCCGATTGCGCCCCTGCTTTCGTTACGGTTAAAGCCCCCGCAGCCGAACCGCAAATAATTGATCGTTGGAGATTCATTCCACCACATAAGGCGACCGCTAAACCGCCATTAAACGCATCCCCAGCAGCAACAGTGTCAATAATCGGTTCGATATCAAAGGCGGGAACAAAAAAGCTCTCTTCTCCGTGAGCGCAATATACTCCTTGTTTCCCCAAGGTAATCATGACTGTGTTAACGCCTTGACTTTGTAATTGAGTTGCAGCTTGTTGGGCGGAGTCGGTATCGGTAACAGGAAAACCCACTAGTATTTCTGCTTCTAGGGCGTTGGGGGTAATAATATCAATATTGCTATACAGGGGGAAGGGCAATTCTTGAGCAGGGGCGGGATCTAAAATCACTTTAATACCCAGCGATCGCGCTAACTCTGCAGCAGCCCCAACTACCGCAATGGGAATTTCTAACTGCATTAATAAAAATTGGGCTCCTTCTAAGTGCGGGCGCAACCGTTCCACATCCGATTCATCTAAGTTTCCATTCGCTTCTGGAATGACAATAATTTGATTTTCTCCCTGCTCATTGACTGTAATCATCGCAACGCCAGTGTGAGCGGATTCTTCAACTAAAACCCCTGTCGTATCAACGTCATTGTCTTGTAAGGATTGAAGGAGCGTTTCACCAAAGCTATCTTTTCCCACACGCCCCACCATCCGACACGGAATCCCTAAGCGAGACACCGCGATCGCCTGATTTGCCCCTTTTCCCCCTGGAATCATCTGAAACTTGTCTCCAGTAATCGTTTCTCCTGCTAAAGGTAAACGGGAGGTTTTAGCTAAGAGATCCATATTCAGACTACCGAAGACAACAATATGAGACTGGTTCATTGTTCCATGTAATTTTCTTGATAAGAATAATCTGTTTCTGAGGAGTTTGGTTTCGGGAAGTTGGGAGAATGTTGTTGAGTTCTTTCTAGACAGGTGCGAATCTGATCAAGGTGATCAGTATTGAGAACCCGATTAGAAATTCCATGTAAATGTTGTTGGTTATTGACGGGAAGGTGAGGTTGCGGTAAGTCATCGTTGGGCCAATTTTCTAAATCCACACAAGGACAGGGCCCCGTTTTTACCCCTGAGTTTTTAAGCGGGATCGGCATTTGACAACGGGCGCAGGGTTCAAGATCCCAATCGGAACTGAGTAATTCTTCCACAGTTTGATCTGTTCCTTGTAAGTAACAATGACCACTTTCAGGGGCAAGAATTTCTTGCCAACACTGTTCAAATTCCGAGGAAAACCGATCGCGCTCGATGACCAATTCGGGTTTTCTCACTGCTTGACCATTATGAATATAAACGACTTTTCCCACCAAAAACCAATAGGCGAGATATTGTTTAACTTGTTCTTGCGATGCCATGTTTAAGACTCCAAATTTGGACTGACGTTAGATTGAGTTAAGGGGTTGACCGATTTGATTCAAGGGTAAAGCATAACCGCCCGTCACCAAGTAAACTTCTGTTGCGATTTCACCCACGCGACGGGTTAAATTTCCCAATCGATCGCGAAACATTCGTCCACTTTTATACGCTGGAATCACCCCCCATCCCGTTTCTTCTCCCACTAAAATCACCTCAGCCGATGTATTTTTAAGACTCTCTAAAAACTCAGTTACGGTTTTTTCCCACACTAGATCATCCGCATCCAAACGATTCGCAACCCACGTTCCGAGAGAATCAATTAATAAGCAATTCTGACCAGTTTCTTGGTTCAGATAGTCGGCTAAGGCGGTGGGAATTTCTGCGGTTGACCAAGACGGCGGACGACGGGAAGCGTGTTTTTGGATTTTTTCTTGCCATGCTGGATCATCAGCCTGCGCGATCGCGGTGGCAATATAGGTAACAGGCTTTGCTGAGGCTTTTGCCAATTTTTCCGCCCATTCACTTTTACCAGAACTCGCGGGTCCGACAACGAGAATCACACTTCCTTGCTTATCTTTTTGAGTTTCCACTTTTTCTATCCTAACTGTTTTGATCACACATCTCAAAATCTAAAATATAGTAATTAGTTCTGCATATAGCAGTTCTAATTTAGGTTTCCAACGGGGGCAAAGGAGGGACAATTTAGGATTGCTATACTGTACAGCAGTTCTAATTCATTCGTAAAAACTTGATTAATCGATCTTTAGATTGGAACTCTTCGAGGCTGGGACGCTGAAGGAAAAATCAAGTCAATCCCTAGTTAGTCGTTAGTACCATTCACC comes from Halothece sp. PCC 7418 and encodes:
- a CDS encoding Uma2 family endonuclease, which encodes MVQVPEKTITLEEFLKQPETKPASEYINGQIIQKPMPQGKHSILQCELVNTINAFVKKQRIAHAFPELRCTFGGSSVVPDVTVFAWERIPVDESGDIANVFPLPPDWIVEILSPDQSSTRVTGIILHCLNYGAQMGWLIDPKARSILIFPQGGQPQILEDPKEILPVPDLVADLSLSVGDLFGWLKL
- a CDS encoding HMA2 domain-containing protein, with amino-acid sequence MTTTTANNELNTVSPEDAASQVGSFLREHGEVETILPVVIGLFVTSRFQLRGANALLVNLLVASVVRQVFTQLKEQAPQLTAETEATAQKEQTTDGEINLQGYAIAHAVPGRVRLRMPQLAIDAEFAQALQSALDADEYVSKVRVNRPAASIAINYNNQGLSEWELGLRLMSIINTIQQDHQVSQPVSN
- a CDS encoding FeoC-like transcriptional regulator: MILKELQNFVLKHHRVSLAELELHFHIDADALRQMLKKLIQKRRVRQLPMAEKCDGCTFCNLKAIEFYEWIDEEQEQLSNASQLTNDSFSCSTEVRHVKQ
- a CDS encoding DUF2202 domain-containing protein encodes the protein MLEKLKQALEEALDDEYKARATYQLVLQKFGEIRPFVNIIQSEERHIQALFSLFQKYQIPIPIDTWKDRVEMPDSVLSACEAGVQAEIENGEMYERLLAMTEEYPDVQRVFLNLQRASQQNHLRAFQRCVQQSRDPEFPIRGRRGRRQHRGGRGCRRQHCC
- the feoB gene encoding Fe(2+) transporter permease subunit FeoB; protein product: MKKQTIALIGNPNCGKTTLFNDLTGTNQRTGNWPGVTVDRKEGKYQYDDTEVTVIDLPGVYSLDGEEEGSGLDEIIARDYLMSGEADLVINIVDASNLERNLYLTTQIMEMRVPMVTALNMMDVARDRALDIDADILSQHLGCFVIPISAFLGEGINLLRSRINEFVDNPGNLPTVIAYPAVIEDTLNQLEPLVQAKGKNRKISTRWVALNLLEYEDRVAPELKGKELDQIVVENRRKIHRLLHEDIDIIVADSRYGFIRSLIQNAVKQKRQVSHTKSDQIDQFVLNRWIGIPLFLGVMYLMFFIAINIGGVFIDFFDISVGTVFVDAPQAWLEGIGAPGLLIGFVTAFGGGVQTVATFIPQIALLFVILSILEDSGYMARAAFVMDKVMRLIGLPGKAFVPMLVGFGCNVPAIMATRTLENKRDRLMTIMMNPFMSCGARLPVYALFAAAFFPRNGQNLVFGLYLIGIAAAVFTGLVMKNTIMQGEAAPFVMELPPYHIPKPKGVMIRAWDRLKGFLVRAGKVIVLMVLVLSFLNSVGTDGSFGQQDSKDSVLSATSQAVTPIFSPMGVTQENWPATVGIFTGVFAKEAMVGSLDSLYSQLAQEEAAASQSVEAEEPFRFWAGIGAAFASIPANLADLGNQLLDPLGLSVGEVQDPTTAAAEQGIAVGTFGQMSQRFNNTPAAFAYLLFVLMYFPCVAATGAIYRETNLGWTLLAAGWTTGLGYWVASMFYQIATFSQHSGFSIAWIVGGVIVMAGTIFLLKLSRNSRVARSRSQQHTQTTTGA
- a CDS encoding FeoA family protein, which translates into the protein MPDQPHHGQRRHRHHGGKQNHHHDRAIMPLAKAQVDDQVWIAGYESKDGVNRLVGMGLAPGMKIKVLQNLAGNIVVGVGETRIGIDGGMAKRILVSDQPFDYLVEVQEVNDMQSQKTTLKDLEVDQQGKVARFDQMDDAIKKAYKKKLLAMGLTPGTEFTVTRVAPLGDPVEILVRGFKLSLRKEEAAALVVEELSETR
- a CDS encoding N-6 DNA methylase, which codes for MVTQSNPLNKWLNLSWDQPERSYNPDVRDFLAKLLDYPKDKVVTEDKAGGGYPDLKLLTPEKIAWVVGDLKKDDTELTTERGRRNLWNQKRKYIDGLTRYVLFLTANYLWVILPTGEAIPELETPLNLSEFNLDDLKAKLQFLSYEKAQHSQQWETFIAGQLPFAYLKLDDSNTQNQLQKELQTSFSELTEAGNNAIINLLEQYKEYQTKEQEINRNLVDTGDAQRRALNRIKSQFNFERYLFNEILPQFEDQYGREVSAKNHKETQQRIREAFIADSVAVLVARVLFLRLIEDLELAKKRRLSNGGPQDWAKFVEQLTGDARALVRLVAEDVGRIYQDPLENNLFDWLYHANGMLDEALQRLILRLNAYDFSGLSEEILGDIYQSFLPPAKRKRLGEFYTPASIVNWLLDQTVFSHEPGKLLDPACGSGSFLVRYVHRCLEDARSRGLDQDVVLQELQEMVWGFDLNPFAAFISHFQILWAFLRFQPTKKPPTIQVYNLNSLLRDADLVPLLGEEYLSPGSIERDTQQWKYIVGNPPYIRAERVKYNEEMKGLWHQIWGQNADTGLVFLYRALTESLESGGFLGMVVSGGYANSEAAAKVWKLLYPHGTAALRKLVWLEFAGQLWDASVIPMLLVIERTPAQDNDEIELYIPSTWPSDEQPATVQYKDFFDAKINPRVTKIDPSNTREGLWGNYLLPLLDQKDIPILKKLYPNGNNGQESNIVELKEAVSQQISRNNRPFWFTYGIQRGGAEVTSEPTGDNCVQVIGGRSIAVGWSGEGDGWVNLDTVRERPYGKLSLWGEQTHHCFIAISELGQAPFASLVQGNHYAAINSVVVALPKSNSPTAEAVTAYLNSKLVRYYWLIRLRSGVLPGGGAHIYPRTLEALPWVKHLDPEIEQQLTDNYNELARLATVAKNNPDEWLLSEVETRIDQQKPYKLSDRALGLNFSNWTTNDVTVQELTVNDNFIQADLFSFALVDSDLAALVYKLLTLIGDEETKIGKKTIQKLLIPLDYSALMEEYRQRIANFQQVESDFLAVLDKIDNAVYEMFGLSDAEKAHINYRLSNFPLNQLQPRYPWDTVRTRPIKAYTADRFQ
- the rbsK gene encoding ribokinase, translated to MNQSHIVVFGSLNMDLLAKTSRLPLAGETITGDKFQMIPGGKGANQAIAVSRLGIPCRMVGRVGKDSFGETLLQSLQDNDVDTTGVLVEESAHTGVAMITVNEQGENQIIVIPEANGNLDESDVERLRPHLEGAQFLLMQLEIPIAVVGAAAELARSLGIKVILDPAPAQELPFPLYSNIDIITPNALEAEILVGFPVTDTDSAQQAATQLQSQGVNTVMITLGKQGVYCAHGEESFFVPAFDIEPIIDTVAAGDAFNGGLAVALCGGMNLQRSIICGSAAGALTVTKAGAQSALPNYERLYKFLGERVGWKPDLELL
- the cobU gene encoding bifunctional adenosylcobinamide kinase/adenosylcobinamide-phosphate guanylyltransferase, which gives rise to METQKDKQGSVILVVGPASSGKSEWAEKLAKASAKPVTYIATAIAQADDPAWQEKIQKHASRRPPSWSTAEIPTALADYLNQETGQNCLLIDSLGTWVANRLDADDLVWEKTVTEFLESLKNTSAEVILVGEETGWGVIPAYKSGRMFRDRLGNLTRRVGEIATEVYLVTGGYALPLNQIGQPLNSI